The genomic window GTATTTTTTTTGAAAGCAAGATTCATAATTAAGGTAAAACTGGTTCGAAGCGTAGATAATCCAATATGAGCGTACTCACATTTACATTCGTACTGTTTGCAGCGGTTAACCTCACCTGAAAATTGCCAAACTGTGCGGGCGTATATTCTCCTAAGTAGGTTTCGTTATAGGTTAAGGGATTTACCAGATGAGTATAAAACAAAGTATAACTTACTGTGGCAGGGTTAAAAAAGAAATAACGCTGTGTAAATGCAGCAACCTGTGGGTCGCCAGGTAAACCAGAAATGGCCCTTGCGTAAACTTTATATTTTACCACAGGTAAATTGGCTTTGGTATAAAACACACCAAATTCGGCATACTTGTGATCGTAAACCTCGATATCGTTAAAGGTTTTCCCCAAATTATCGAGTTTTGTGCGGTATAAAAGCGTACGTGCAGCACTAACTAATTGTGGTTTTTCACCTTCTATTTTAAATTCGGGTATTTTATCTTTTAAACGGAAAGGCAGTGCATTTACAACATGCACCATCCCGTTACTGGCCCGGTAGGAACGGACAATATTAGCTTTATTGACTGGCACTTTTACGCCTTGCAAAGAAATCAGCGTATCTGGCAATTTTTCAATCGGGTAAACACCTTTAACGGTTAAATCTTTCACCAAAAAGTAGGAAGCATTCAAATTCGGATTTATACTTGGATAATAGGTTGAAAGTTTTGCCGATTCGGCTGTAAAAGCGGCATCCTGCAATATAAAATAAGTGTATTGCTGACTTTCGTCTCTCAAATCGGCTACATTTACCCAGTAAGTATTTCTGGATATCATGGGTGGATTGGGGGCAAAAATTGGGTTTCCCAATGCATTATAACCAATAACAGTAGCATTTGCGGTATCGATAACGGTAATCGACAGATTATTAATATAGTTTTTTTG from Flavobacterium sp. W4I14 includes these protein-coding regions:
- a CDS encoding putative surface protein with fasciclin (FAS1) repeats (product_source=COG2335; cath_funfam=2.30.180.10; cog=COG2335; pfam=PF02469; smart=SM00554; superfamily=49299,82153), whose protein sequence is MTRKYIIYVALLSISAVLYSCKDNLELHNELTNVDNSLDLAQKLDAQSNLSVFNGYVKTTGYDKVLAGAQNYTVWAPTNQALASLDAAIVSDPAKLKDFVANHIALSTFPLNKEGDTTRLKLLNNKFGIFTSTKFEEGTVSAAGQFVKNGVLYTVDQAVPTKQNIWDYMLNSTDGALQKNYINNLSITVIDTANATVIGYNALGNPIFAPNPPMISRNTYWVNVADLRDESQQYTYFILQDAAFTAESAKLSTYYPSINPNLNASYFLVKDLTVKGVYPIEKLPDTLISLQGVKVPVNKANIVRSYRASNGMVHVVNALPFRLKDKIPEFKIEGEKPQLVSAARTLLYRTKLDNLGKTFNDIEVYDHKYAEFGVFYTKANLPVVKYKVYARAISGLPGDPQVAAFTQRYFFFNPATVSYTLFYTHLVNPLTYNETYLGEYTPAQFGNFQVRLTAANSTNVNVSTLILDYLRFEPVLP